From the Diospyros lotus cultivar Yz01 chromosome 13, ASM1463336v1, whole genome shotgun sequence genome, one window contains:
- the LOC127788009 gene encoding L-type lectin-domain containing receptor kinase S.4-like — protein sequence MANLTHFFFSLALLYIAVSAQLDEFSFTGFKDSGGNISLTESAEVESNGVLRLTNETSRLMGHAFYSSPLRFKNSSNGAVFSFSTCFAFVIAPEYPKLGGHGFAFTISSSRDFKTAFPSQYLGLLNSSVVGNFSNHIFAVEFDTVQDFEFGDINDNHVGIDINSLASNTSAAAAYFADDLKKQDLNLKSGQPLMAWIEYDSVRALINITISPSTSKPRLPLLSFHFNLSLVLQEKMFIGFSSSTGLLASSHYILGWSFKMNGNAKSLSFSSLPSSPRPKKKQTGLIIGVSVSVTVLFIAASILISMYLIRKIKNRDIVESWELEIGPHRYSYQELKKATRKFREFLGVGGFGRVYKGTLPNSNTEVAVKRISHDSKQGLREFVSEISSIGRLRHRNLVQLLGWCRRQGDLLLVYDFMPNGSLDRFLFDEPKAVLNWEQRFKIIKGVASGLLYLHEGYEQAVIHRDVKASNVLLDSELNGRLGDFGLARLYEHGTNPGTTRVVGTMGYLAPELPRTGKATTRSDVYAFGALLLEVVCGRRPIEPNAPPEELVLVDWVWEKWEKGSVLDVVDPKLGGEFDEIEVVMVFKLGLMCSNNAPLSRPSIRQVLSYLEGEVGVPEDLRSPAGDDRGGGVEVADGDGYTESFASSFEKGSSSFARGDVEASFASISTSPLSLLYSGDEARW from the coding sequence ATGGCAAATCTCAcccacttcttcttctctctggCTCTCCTTTACATCGCCGTTTCGGCACAGCTCGACGAGTTCAGCTTCACCGGATTCAAAGATTCTGGCGGAAACATCAGCCTCACCGAATCGGCCGAGGTTGAGAGCAATGGTGTTCTCCGATTAACCAACGAGACCAGTCGACTAATGGGCCACGCTTTCTACAGCTCCCCTCTTCGCTTCAAGAACTCCAGCAATGGCGCCGTTTTCTCTTTCTCCACCTGCTTCGCCTTCGTCATAGCGCCGGAGTACCCGAAGCTCGGCGGCCATGGCTTTGCCTTCACCATCTCCTCGTCCCGAGACTTTAAAACGGCTTTTCCCAGCCAGTACCTCGGACTCCTCAACTCCTCAGTCGTCGGCAACTTCTCTAACCACATCTTCGCCGTTGAGTTCGACACGGTCCAGGACTTCGAGTTCGGCGACATCAACGACAACCACGTCGGCATCGACATCAACAGCCTGGCATCCAACACCTCCGCCGCCGCAGCATATTTCGCCGACGATTTGAAGAAACAAGATCTGAATCTCAAGAGCGGGCAGCCGTTAATGGCGTGGATTGAATACGATTCTGTTCGGGCCCTAATCAACATCACAATTTCGCCTTCCACTTCTAAGCCCAGATTGCCGCTTCTTTCTTTCCACTTCAATCTCTCTCTGGTTCTCCAGGAAAAGATGTTCATTGGATTCTCTTCTTCGACTGGTCTTCTCGCTAGCTCGCACTATATACTCGGCTGGAGCTTCAAAATGAACGGCAACGCCAAATCGCTTAGCTTTAGTTCGCTTCCATCAAGTCCTCGACCCAAGAAGAAGCAAACGGGTCTGATTATAGGCGTTTCCGTTTCCGTTACTGTTTTATTTATCGCTGCTTCAATTCTGATTAGTATGTACTTGATTAGGAAAATCAAAAACAGGGACATAGTTGAAAGTTGGGAACTTGAGATTGGCCCGCATAGATATTCGTACCAGGAACTCAAGAAAGCGACTAGAAAATTTCGAGAGTTTCTTGGGGTTGGCGGATTTGGGCGAGTTTACAAAGGAACGCTACCGAATTCGAATACCGAAGTTGCTGTAAAGCGGATTTCGCATGATTCAAAGCAGGGTCTAAGAGAATTCGTGTCTGAAATCTCCAGCATTGGCCGGCTTCGCCACAGAAATCTTGTTCAATTATTGGGCTGGTGTCGCCGGCAAGGTGATCTCCTCCTGGTCTATGATTTCATGCCTAATGGAAGCTTAGACAGATTCCTGTTCGATGAACCGAAAGCGGTATTGAACTGGGAACAGAGGTTTAAAATCATCAAAGGTGTAGCTTCAGGGTTACTGTATTTACATGAAGGGTATGAGCAGGCTGTGATTCACAGAGATGTGAAGGCCAGCAACGTGTTGCTTGACTCTGAGCTGAATGGCCGGCTTGGAGATTTCGGATTGGCGAGATTGTACGAGCACGGGACTAACCCGGGCACGACCCGTGTGGTCGGGACGATGGGGTACCTTGCACCGGAGCTGCCAAGGACAGGGAAGGCCACAACAAGGTCGGATGTGTATGCATTTGGGGCTCTGTTGCTGGAAGTTGTGTGCGGGAGGAGGCCTATTGAGCCCAATGCCCCGCCGGAGGAGCTGGTTTTGGTGGATTGGGTGTGGGAGAAGTGGGAAAAAGGGAGTGTTCTTGACGTGGTTGATCCTAAACTGGGAGGTGAATTTGATGAGATTGAGGTAGTGATGGTGTTCAAGCTGGGGCTAATGTGCTCAAACAATGCGCCTTTGTCAAGGCCTAGTATAAGGCAAGTTTTGAGCTACTTGGAAGGCGAGGTTGGGGTCCCGGAGGACCTGAGATCGCCGGCCGGAGACGACAGGGGCGGCGGCGTGGAAGTGGCTGATGGTGATGGGTACACGGAGTCCTTTGCTTCGTCGTTTGAGAAGGGATCGTCCTCGTTCGCCAGAGGAGACGTTGAAGCTAGTTTTGCCTCTATTTCTACTTCGCCTCTTTCACTTCTCTACAGTGGAGATGAAGCCAGATGGTGA